One segment of Alnus glutinosa chromosome 2, dhAlnGlut1.1, whole genome shotgun sequence DNA contains the following:
- the LOC133861795 gene encoding serine/arginine-rich splicing factor RS40 isoform X1, whose amino-acid sequence MRPIFCGNFEYDARPSDLERLFSRYGKVERVDMKSGFAFIYMEDERDAEDAIRRLDRTEFGRKGRRLRVEWTKHERGIRRPGSSKKSSANTKPSKTLFVINFDTHHTRTRDLERHFDPYGKIVSVRIRRNFAFVQYESQDDATRALDATNMSKLLDRVISVEYAVRDDDDERRNGYSPDNRGRDRSLERGRDRRRSPSPFRRERGSPDYGRGSSPYRRERGSPDYGRGGSRSPPRRDRASPDYGRARSRSPYRRERVALDHRDGSSHSPYQTERVSADVGHGPSHSPYRKERASPDNARGPSRSPYGRERASPDSGRAPSRSPYGRERASPENGRGPNRGPYGREKGSPDNDRELSPIPEPREDSPNFGGGPETPVHERYRSRSPPAEE is encoded by the exons ATGAGGCCCATCTTCTGTGGAAATTTTGAGTATGACGCACGGCCATCTGATCTGGAACGACTTTTCAGTAGATATGGGAAGGTTGAGAGAGTGGATATGAAGTCTG GATTCGCTTTTATTTATATGGAGGATGAACGAGATGCTGAGGATGCCATTCGGCGACTTGATCGAACAGAATTTGGTCGAAAGGGCCGCAGGCTTCGTGTTGAATGGACAAAA CATGAACGCGGCATTAGAAGGCCTGGAAGTTCCAAAAAATCTTCAGCTAATACCAAACCTTCAAAGACCTTGTTTGTTATCAATTTTGATACACATCATACTAGGACAAGGGACTTGGAGAGGCACTTTGATCCATATGGGAAGATAGTGAGTGTCAGGATTAGAAGGAACTTTGCTTTCGTGCAGTATGAATCACAGGATGATGCTACTAGAGCATTGGATGCGACAAACATGAG CAAGTTGTTGGATCGAGTTATTTCAGTGGAGTATGCAGTTcgggatgatgatgatgaaaggAGAAATGGATATAGCCCTGATAATAGAGGTCGTGATAGGTCATTGGAGAGAGGCCGTGATAGAAGGCGATCCCCAAGCCCCTTTCGAAGAGAGAGGGGTAGCCCTGATTATGGCCGCGGTTCTAGTCCATataggagagagagaggcagcCCTGATTATGGCCGTGGGGGCAGTCGAAGTCCCCCTCGTAGGGACAGGGCTAGCCCTGATTATGGTCGTGCACGTAGTCGTAGTCCTTATCGAAGAGAGAGGGTTGCCCTTGACCATCGCGATGGTTCTAGCCATAGTCCTTACCAAACAGAAAGGGTGAGTGCTGACGTTGGTCATGGCCCCAGTCATAGTCCTTACAGAAAAGAGAGGGCAAGCCCTGACAATGCTCGTGGCCCTAGCCGCAGTCCTTATGGAAGAGAGAGGGCAAGCCCTGACAGTGGTCGGGCCCCCAGCCGCAGTCCTTATGGGAGAGAGAGGGCTAGTCCTGAAAATGGTCGTGGCCCCAACCGTGGTCCTTATGGAAGAGAGAAGGGTAGTCCCGACAATGATCGTGAACTCAGCCCCATACCTGAACCCAGGGAGGACAGCCCCAACTTTGGTGGTGGTCCAGAAACCCCTGTGCATGAGAGATATCGCAG CCGATCGCCCCCGGCAGAGGAATGA
- the LOC133860382 gene encoding LOB domain-containing protein 24-like yields MISGRCAACKYLRRRCPSDCIFSLYFPPNDPQRFACVHRIYGASNVGKMLQQLPPPLRAQAADTLYFEARCRIEDPVYGCVGIISQLHEQVQSAESELAKAQAEIAFLNCNPQEAPAPIEANSNFNNLLPEQYLCPPSAQNSWF; encoded by the exons ATGATCTCTGGTCGTTGTGCAGCTTGCAAGTATTTGAGAAGAAGATGCCCTTCCGATtgcattttctctctttatttcccTCCCAATGATCCTCAAAGATTTGCTTGCGTTCACAGAATCTATGGTGCTAGCAATGTAGGAAAGATGCTCcag CAACTCCCACCACCTCTCCGAGCTCAAGCAGCGGATACTTTGTATTTCGAGGCACGATGTCGTATTGAAGACCCCGTTTATGGGTGCGTTGGCATTATCTCTCAATTACATGAACAAGTACAGAGTGCAGAAAGCGAGCTAGCTAAAGCCCAAGCTGAGATTGCCTTCCTCAATTGTAATCCGCAAGAAGCTCCAGCCCCAATTGAAGCCAATTCCAACTTCAACAATTTATTGCCAGAGCAATATTTGTGTCCTCCTTCCGCTCAAAATTCTtggttttaa
- the LOC133861795 gene encoding serine/arginine-rich splicing factor RS40 isoform X2 has product MEDERDAEDAIRRLDRTEFGRKGRRLRVEWTKHERGIRRPGSSKKSSANTKPSKTLFVINFDTHHTRTRDLERHFDPYGKIVSVRIRRNFAFVQYESQDDATRALDATNMSKLLDRVISVEYAVRDDDDERRNGYSPDNRGRDRSLERGRDRRRSPSPFRRERGSPDYGRGSSPYRRERGSPDYGRGGSRSPPRRDRASPDYGRARSRSPYRRERVALDHRDGSSHSPYQTERVSADVGHGPSHSPYRKERASPDNARGPSRSPYGRERASPDSGRAPSRSPYGRERASPENGRGPNRGPYGREKGSPDNDRELSPIPEPREDSPNFGGGPETPVHERYRSRSPPAEE; this is encoded by the exons ATGGAGGATGAACGAGATGCTGAGGATGCCATTCGGCGACTTGATCGAACAGAATTTGGTCGAAAGGGCCGCAGGCTTCGTGTTGAATGGACAAAA CATGAACGCGGCATTAGAAGGCCTGGAAGTTCCAAAAAATCTTCAGCTAATACCAAACCTTCAAAGACCTTGTTTGTTATCAATTTTGATACACATCATACTAGGACAAGGGACTTGGAGAGGCACTTTGATCCATATGGGAAGATAGTGAGTGTCAGGATTAGAAGGAACTTTGCTTTCGTGCAGTATGAATCACAGGATGATGCTACTAGAGCATTGGATGCGACAAACATGAG CAAGTTGTTGGATCGAGTTATTTCAGTGGAGTATGCAGTTcgggatgatgatgatgaaaggAGAAATGGATATAGCCCTGATAATAGAGGTCGTGATAGGTCATTGGAGAGAGGCCGTGATAGAAGGCGATCCCCAAGCCCCTTTCGAAGAGAGAGGGGTAGCCCTGATTATGGCCGCGGTTCTAGTCCATataggagagagagaggcagcCCTGATTATGGCCGTGGGGGCAGTCGAAGTCCCCCTCGTAGGGACAGGGCTAGCCCTGATTATGGTCGTGCACGTAGTCGTAGTCCTTATCGAAGAGAGAGGGTTGCCCTTGACCATCGCGATGGTTCTAGCCATAGTCCTTACCAAACAGAAAGGGTGAGTGCTGACGTTGGTCATGGCCCCAGTCATAGTCCTTACAGAAAAGAGAGGGCAAGCCCTGACAATGCTCGTGGCCCTAGCCGCAGTCCTTATGGAAGAGAGAGGGCAAGCCCTGACAGTGGTCGGGCCCCCAGCCGCAGTCCTTATGGGAGAGAGAGGGCTAGTCCTGAAAATGGTCGTGGCCCCAACCGTGGTCCTTATGGAAGAGAGAAGGGTAGTCCCGACAATGATCGTGAACTCAGCCCCATACCTGAACCCAGGGAGGACAGCCCCAACTTTGGTGGTGGTCCAGAAACCCCTGTGCATGAGAGATATCGCAG CCGATCGCCCCCGGCAGAGGAATGA